A genomic region of Chryseobacterium sp. KACC 21268 contains the following coding sequences:
- a CDS encoding recombinase RecT, translating into MENQNTQVAENKSTQVAKVQKEITSQVLSKINTFQSTGELKLPNDYSPENALKSAMLELTETKNNAGKYALDFCTQESIANALLKMVVWGLSPMKKQCDFIMYGNKLSCDIEYTGNIALAKRFGGLKDITSNAVFKGDEFVFEVNPETGKKKLIKHSQTLESMGSKDVVGAYSILEMNDGSKYMEVMSMQQIKDAWNQGAMKGNSPAHKNFPDQMAIKTVINRACKPLIRTSNDAVLYSDDDGNGERTIDVVAENVKHDINTNANKEVLGFKDISDAEVVDEVVENGNDNNVATIPETVQETATEGPGF; encoded by the coding sequence ATGGAAAACCAAAACACTCAAGTAGCGGAAAACAAAAGTACGCAGGTAGCAAAAGTCCAAAAAGAAATTACTTCACAAGTACTATCCAAAATCAACACATTTCAGTCAACTGGAGAATTGAAACTACCAAATGACTATTCTCCAGAAAACGCATTGAAATCAGCGATGCTAGAACTTACAGAAACTAAGAATAATGCTGGAAAATATGCACTAGACTTCTGTACACAAGAATCAATTGCTAATGCACTTCTTAAGATGGTGGTTTGGGGATTATCTCCAATGAAAAAGCAATGTGATTTCATAATGTACGGAAACAAACTTAGTTGTGATATCGAGTACACCGGAAACATCGCACTTGCGAAACGTTTCGGAGGCCTAAAAGACATTACTTCCAATGCTGTTTTCAAAGGTGATGAATTTGTTTTTGAAGTTAATCCGGAAACCGGAAAAAAGAAATTAATAAAACATTCTCAGACTCTAGAATCTATGGGTTCGAAGGATGTTGTAGGAGCATACTCTATTCTTGAAATGAACGATGGTTCAAAATATATGGAGGTGATGAGTATGCAACAAATTAAAGATGCTTGGAATCAGGGCGCGATGAAAGGTAATTCTCCAGCACACAAAAATTTTCCTGATCAGATGGCAATCAAAACGGTTATTAACCGCGCTTGCAAACCTCTTATCAGAACTTCTAATGATGCAGTGCTTTACTCTGACGATGATGGCAATGGTGAAAGAACAATCGATGTAGTTGCAGAAAATGTAAAGCACGATATCAACACCAACGCAAATAAGGAAGTTCTAGGTTTCAAAGATATCTCTGATGCTGAAGTTGTGGATGAAGTTGTAGAGAATGGTAACGACAACAATGTCGCTACCATTCCTGAAACAGTTCAAGAAACTGCAACTGAAGGACCTGGATTCTAA
- a CDS encoding AAA family ATPase — protein MSTIILKKMILVNFKGVRNLTIDFDSNTNIFGNNGTGKTTIFDAFTWMLFGKDSTDRKDFEIKTLDENNQVIPKIEHEVYGEILVDGNLVTVKRTFREKWVKTKGALEAEFSGNETLYYWNEVPLSMKEYGNKVSEILDESVFKLITSPSAFNALKWQDRRNALIKIVGDISDKELAGSNSDYLDLLSQLTNKTLDEYKKQILSTIKKMKDDIKMIPTRIDEVERGKPQPVDAESVNAEIALKEQEIISIDNQLQDKAAAHDEITQKRNANQDEIYRLKSAQNAIRFEISEAAKLENKSDTSKADGLKRQINEKEQNELLPAQQKLARLKTEKKDLNADIQRYETAIIGKREEWNNENAKVFTFDDENATCPTCGHAIEANDLEVKRKELQEKFNTDKTDRLAQISAEGKKFANANVENTNELAGLETRITSGEEYIKTLEGQIAQLRADLVIENSTTKESVPLDVIISQKLEGHSEYKSLASDIAEREAKEFKLPEGEDNSELKIAKATLQNEISDLKSTLQVNSLIKIANDRITALQSEESKLAQEISNIEKTQYIIDNFIKLKIDTIESRINEKFSYVKFKLFETQINGGQIECCEALINGVPFSDANTASKINAGIDIINTLCEFYQVSAPIFIDNRESVVKLIPSESQIINLIVSEDDKKLRVS, from the coding sequence ATGAGCACAATTATTCTAAAAAAAATGATCCTTGTCAACTTCAAGGGCGTTAGAAATCTTACTATCGATTTCGATTCAAACACAAACATCTTTGGTAACAACGGGACCGGGAAAACTACAATCTTCGATGCATTCACCTGGATGCTTTTCGGAAAGGATTCCACCGACCGTAAAGATTTTGAGATCAAAACACTTGACGAAAATAATCAGGTCATTCCAAAGATCGAGCACGAAGTATATGGTGAGATCCTGGTAGATGGAAATCTAGTCACCGTAAAAAGAACCTTTCGTGAAAAGTGGGTAAAAACGAAAGGTGCATTGGAAGCCGAATTTTCAGGCAATGAAACTTTATACTATTGGAATGAGGTTCCTTTATCAATGAAGGAATACGGAAATAAAGTAAGTGAAATCCTTGATGAATCAGTTTTCAAACTCATTACATCACCTTCTGCATTCAATGCTTTAAAATGGCAGGATAGACGTAATGCATTAATAAAAATTGTTGGAGATATCTCCGATAAAGAATTGGCTGGAAGCAACTCTGATTATCTTGATCTACTTTCCCAGCTGACAAACAAAACGCTGGACGAATATAAAAAACAGATCCTTTCTACCATCAAGAAGATGAAGGATGACATCAAAATGATTCCTACCAGAATTGATGAAGTTGAGAGAGGTAAACCTCAACCGGTTGATGCTGAATCTGTGAATGCAGAAATAGCTTTAAAAGAACAAGAGATTATCAGTATCGATAATCAGTTGCAGGACAAAGCAGCTGCACACGATGAAATCACGCAAAAGAGAAATGCCAATCAGGATGAAATCTACAGATTAAAGTCCGCACAAAATGCGATTAGATTTGAGATTTCAGAAGCTGCTAAACTGGAAAACAAATCTGATACCTCAAAGGCTGATGGTTTGAAAAGACAAATCAACGAAAAGGAACAAAACGAACTTCTTCCAGCTCAACAAAAACTTGCTCGATTAAAAACTGAGAAAAAAGATCTTAATGCAGATATTCAAAGATATGAAACGGCGATCATTGGAAAGCGTGAAGAATGGAATAATGAAAATGCAAAGGTTTTCACGTTCGATGATGAAAATGCTACTTGTCCAACTTGTGGACACGCCATTGAGGCAAATGATCTTGAAGTAAAAAGAAAAGAACTTCAAGAAAAATTCAATACCGACAAAACTGACAGACTTGCGCAAATTTCGGCTGAAGGTAAAAAGTTCGCCAATGCCAATGTAGAAAATACAAATGAGTTGGCAGGTCTTGAAACTAGAATCACATCCGGTGAAGAATACATCAAAACATTGGAAGGCCAGATTGCTCAACTGAGAGCTGATCTTGTGATTGAGAATTCAACTACTAAAGAAAGTGTTCCTTTGGACGTGATCATTTCTCAGAAGTTGGAAGGCCATTCTGAATATAAGTCATTGGCTTCTGATATCGCAGAACGCGAGGCAAAAGAATTCAAGCTTCCAGAAGGTGAGGATAACTCAGAATTGAAAATTGCCAAAGCAACTCTACAGAATGAAATCTCAGACCTTAAATCGACACTTCAAGTAAATTCTCTGATCAAAATTGCAAATGACAGAATCACAGCACTTCAAAGTGAGGAATCTAAACTAGCACAAGAAATATCCAACATAGAGAAAACACAATACATTATCGACAATTTCATCAAGTTGAAGATCGACACGATCGAATCTAGAATCAATGAGAAATTCTCTTATGTGAAGTTCAAGCTTTTCGAAACTCAGATCAATGGTGGTCAGATTGAATGCTGCGAGGCTCTAATCAATGGAGTTCCATTCTCCGATGCCAACACTGCCAGTAAGATCAATGCAGGTATCGATATCATCAATACGCTTTGCGAATTCTATCAGGTATCCGCGCCAATCTTCATAGACAACCGTGAAAGTGTTGTGAAACTAATTCCAAGTGAATCACAGATCATCAACCTCATCGTCTCAGAAGATGATAAAAAACTTAGAGTATCATAA
- a CDS encoding DNA cytosine methyltransferase: protein MSKEITLIDLFSGIGGFALGLKNAGFKIVKHYFSEIDHHSIANYKKNFPNAEYIGNIKFIQSRDFGRNVAIAFGSPCQDFSMAGKRRGLGGERSSLIEYALSTIIDVQPDFFIWENVKGAYSSNDRADFWAIIKAFADLDNYRFEKQLVNTAWLLPQNRERIYLAGHLAGRSRPGIFPIGQNDFISDFQKGSEKGQSQTQHLAKTLTSGTAPGMKATDNFISAPKIAGTLTAGGNSGGLHSDMTLIDMNGRNVNVADNCITGTIDANYSKGTETSYGARPFIQVGAIRGRNPDNPKSRESGLPTEQMLEINKEGISNTLTSVQKDNVVITQIPGGNNKGADFKISPTISANGFEHNNHLQIGTWRTHKDGQGFRKVSDDNCPTIPARAREDGSGQPVISIQNSIRRLTEIECERLQGFPDDWTKYGMYLSKKVHNYIFGKKKKWRTVKAENALFVHAINHTKLIEKKIPATARYKQCGNAVTAKMAETIGRRIELF from the coding sequence ATGAGTAAAGAGATTACTCTGATTGATCTGTTTTCCGGCATTGGCGGTTTCGCACTGGGTCTAAAAAATGCCGGATTTAAGATCGTCAAACATTACTTTTCAGAGATAGACCATCATTCAATAGCTAACTATAAAAAGAATTTCCCAAATGCAGAATACATCGGCAATATCAAGTTTATTCAGTCCAGAGATTTTGGAAGAAATGTCGCTATCGCATTCGGATCGCCTTGTCAAGATTTCTCAATGGCTGGAAAAAGAAGGGGTTTGGGCGGCGAACGAAGTAGTCTTATCGAGTATGCATTGTCCACAATTATTGACGTCCAACCAGACTTTTTTATCTGGGAAAATGTTAAAGGCGCATACAGCTCAAACGATCGCGCGGACTTTTGGGCAATTATCAAAGCCTTTGCCGACCTTGATAATTACAGATTCGAAAAACAACTTGTTAATACAGCATGGTTATTACCCCAAAATCGAGAGCGGATTTACCTTGCTGGACATCTTGCAGGACGAAGTAGGCCCGGAATATTTCCTATCGGACAAAATGATTTCATATCTGACTTCCAGAAAGGATCAGAAAAAGGACAATCACAAACCCAACATCTTGCAAAAACACTTACATCCGGAACTGCACCGGGAATGAAAGCTACTGATAATTTTATATCAGCTCCCAAAATAGCAGGAACATTAACAGCTGGCGGAAATTCTGGCGGGCTTCATTCAGATATGACTTTGATTGATATGAATGGTAGAAATGTGAATGTTGCTGATAACTGCATAACCGGAACTATAGATGCCAATTATTCCAAAGGAACGGAAACTAGTTATGGCGCCAGACCATTTATTCAAGTGGGAGCAATAAGAGGTCGTAATCCGGATAATCCAAAAAGTAGAGAATCAGGATTACCAACTGAACAAATGTTGGAAATTAATAAAGAAGGGATTTCCAATACTTTGACTTCTGTACAAAAAGATAATGTAGTAATAACTCAGATACCAGGAGGAAATAATAAAGGTGCAGATTTTAAAATATCGCCTACAATTTCAGCTAACGGATTTGAGCATAATAATCATTTACAAATTGGCACGTGGAGGACTCATAAAGACGGTCAGGGATTTAGAAAAGTATCTGATGATAATTGTCCGACAATTCCAGCTAGAGCTAGAGAAGATGGCAGCGGTCAGCCAGTAATTTCAATTCAAAACTCAATTAGAAGATTGACTGAAATAGAATGTGAAAGACTTCAAGGTTTTCCAGATGACTGGACAAAGTACGGGATGTATTTATCAAAAAAAGTTCACAATTACATCTTTGGCAAAAAGAAAAAATGGAGAACTGTGAAAGCCGAAAATGCACTTTTTGTTCACGCGATAAATCATACAAAATTGATAGAAAAGAAAATTCCTGCAACCGCGCGATATAAGCAATGTGGAAACGCAGTTACTGCAAAGATGGCTGAAACAATAGGTAGAAGGATCGAACTATTTTAA
- a CDS encoding MBL fold metallo-hydrolase — protein MMKLKVIGSGSKGNAYLLENEQEALLIECGVNIKEIKKAVDFNVSKISGCIVTHEHGDHAKSITEVLGSGINVYATKGTFENTKAGLTMKSSRQIVIPQKGEFQVGNFKVMSFPTIHDVAEPCGFLIYHKDCGVTLFLTDTVYSNFRFSGLNNIIIEANYDNEIINEKLGDKKFLRDRIYQSHMSLDTCLEFLNANDLSAVNNIVLIHLSDSNSHEINFAKKVSAITGKTVTTADGGMTINFNKTPF, from the coding sequence ATGATGAAACTGAAAGTTATAGGCTCCGGCTCTAAAGGAAATGCTTACCTGCTCGAAAATGAGCAGGAAGCGCTTCTAATCGAATGTGGAGTAAATATCAAGGAAATTAAAAAAGCAGTCGATTTCAACGTCTCAAAGATTTCCGGATGTATCGTAACACACGAACACGGTGACCACGCCAAAAGCATCACTGAGGTGTTAGGATCTGGAATCAATGTCTATGCAACCAAAGGAACCTTTGAGAATACGAAAGCCGGATTAACAATGAAATCATCAAGACAGATCGTGATTCCACAAAAAGGAGAATTCCAAGTTGGCAATTTCAAAGTGATGAGCTTTCCAACCATCCACGACGTTGCAGAACCTTGCGGATTCCTGATCTATCACAAGGATTGCGGCGTGACACTTTTTCTTACAGATACGGTTTATTCAAACTTCAGATTTTCCGGACTCAACAACATTATCATCGAGGCCAATTATGACAACGAGATAATCAATGAGAAGCTTGGAGATAAGAAGTTTTTGAGAGACAGGATATATCAATCTCATATGAGTCTTGATACGTGTTTGGAATTCTTGAATGCAAATGATCTATCGGCCGTGAATAACATTGTACTGATTCACTTATCAGACAGCAATTCACACGAGATCAATTTTGCAAAGAAGGTTTCTGCAATCACAGGAAAAACAGTTACCACCGCTGATGGTGGAATGACAATCAATTTTAATAAAACACCTTTTTAA
- a CDS encoding DEAD/DEAH box helicase — protein MQIVEFTNEFHIKTDFGRWKDFQTERVKAICKVTEWTTSIFNGSYISQPKVVDTIILEKKQMENIGKPFQHSKDRESVVFRKWETIAKWNWDKKCWVIPIAFMVQVYSIGKHCKASHIKIGEQLPEQIDKVPTLPDLAFDIPLKKGEMRPYQKQGVARGLELKKYINGDMPGLGKTLQSIATVYAAELQGNLTFPCLVICPSALKINWQREFEMWTDKKAMVLDDKVKQTWHRYYEMQMADVFIVNYESLRKFFVSKYPKKDEMSNAGDIVMDPRIDLFKSIIIDEIHKLKNTNSQRSKIALRITHQKEYIIGLTGTPVVNKPYDLIAQLAIIWKLKRFGGIEGFKTRYCEGGSGASNLKELNYLLNSNCFFRREKHEVLKDLPAKVRQTINCEISNSEEYNKVEKDFKKYLQESDVSVAEIRKKMQSEVIVKITLLLQLAAKGKLEAAKEYIDEVLDSGEKIVVFCKHKMIVDELCELYPQAVRVTGSESVDQKQSSVDSFQKNPKTNIIIGSHKAAGVGLTLTASSEVLFLELPWTFADLEQCEDRCHRMGQASSVRCTALIGEGTLDTWLYNDVIMTKKQIADAVTGADDIVPVSMIDSIMNAFKKIEIMEMFPPTEQELIDMIDGLKTRLEDNAYQEEWIKIHDELMFREKQLKEIQDETN, from the coding sequence ATGCAGATAGTAGAATTTACAAACGAATTCCACATTAAGACCGATTTCGGCCGGTGGAAAGATTTTCAGACAGAAAGAGTGAAAGCAATCTGCAAAGTCACTGAATGGACCACAAGCATCTTCAATGGATCGTACATCTCACAACCAAAAGTTGTAGATACGATCATCCTGGAGAAAAAGCAAATGGAAAACATCGGGAAACCATTCCAACATTCAAAAGATCGAGAATCAGTTGTTTTCAGAAAATGGGAAACAATTGCAAAATGGAACTGGGATAAAAAATGTTGGGTAATTCCAATTGCTTTTATGGTTCAGGTCTACTCTATCGGAAAACATTGCAAAGCTTCACACATTAAAATTGGTGAACAACTTCCGGAGCAAATTGATAAGGTTCCAACGCTTCCAGATTTAGCGTTTGATATTCCACTCAAAAAAGGTGAAATGAGACCTTATCAGAAGCAAGGTGTTGCGCGCGGACTTGAATTGAAAAAATATATCAACGGAGATATGCCGGGTCTTGGAAAAACACTTCAATCCATTGCAACGGTTTACGCTGCGGAACTTCAAGGGAATCTAACTTTTCCGTGTTTAGTCATTTGTCCATCAGCTTTGAAAATCAACTGGCAAAGAGAATTCGAAATGTGGACCGATAAAAAAGCAATGGTTCTCGATGACAAAGTAAAACAAACCTGGCATAGATACTACGAGATGCAGATGGCAGATGTTTTCATAGTGAATTACGAAAGCCTTAGAAAATTCTTTGTTTCAAAATATCCGAAAAAGGATGAGATGAGTAATGCTGGTGATATCGTAATGGATCCTAGAATCGATCTTTTCAAATCGATTATTATCGATGAGATTCACAAGCTCAAAAACACTAATTCTCAGCGCTCAAAAATAGCATTGAGGATTACTCATCAGAAAGAATACATCATCGGTTTGACTGGTACTCCAGTCGTTAATAAACCTTATGACCTCATCGCACAATTAGCGATCATTTGGAAACTAAAACGTTTCGGTGGAATCGAAGGATTCAAAACAAGATACTGTGAAGGCGGTTCCGGAGCTTCAAACCTAAAAGAACTGAATTATCTACTAAACAGCAATTGTTTTTTCAGACGTGAAAAGCACGAGGTATTGAAAGATCTTCCTGCAAAAGTTCGTCAGACTATCAATTGTGAGATCTCGAATTCAGAAGAATACAACAAAGTCGAAAAAGACTTCAAAAAATATCTTCAGGAAAGTGATGTTTCAGTTGCAGAAATCCGTAAGAAAATGCAGTCAGAGGTAATTGTTAAGATCACACTTTTACTTCAATTGGCCGCCAAAGGAAAGCTGGAAGCTGCTAAAGAATACATTGATGAAGTTTTGGATTCCGGAGAGAAGATAGTTGTTTTCTGCAAACACAAAATGATCGTAGATGAATTGTGTGAATTATATCCGCAAGCCGTTCGAGTGACAGGATCCGAATCAGTGGATCAGAAACAAAGTTCCGTGGATTCCTTCCAGAAAAACCCGAAAACGAATATCATCATCGGTTCACACAAGGCGGCCGGAGTTGGTCTGACATTAACTGCCAGTTCTGAGGTTCTTTTCCTTGAATTACCGTGGACGTTTGCAGATCTGGAACAATGTGAAGATAGATGCCACAGGATGGGTCAAGCGAGTTCAGTTAGATGTACTGCTTTGATTGGTGAAGGTACTTTAGATACTTGGCTTTACAATGATGTAATAATGACAAAAAAACAGATCGCTGATGCTGTAACCGGAGCTGATGATATAGTTCCAGTGAGTATGATCGATTCAATTATGAACGCTTTTAAAAAAATAGAAATTATGGAAATGTTCCCACCTACAGAACAAGAATTGATTGATATGATCGACGGTCTGAAAACCAGACTCGAAGATAATGCTTATCAAGAAGAATGGATTAAAATCCACGATGAACTTATGTTCAGAGAAAAACAACTTAAAGAAATTCAGGATGAAACCAATTAA
- a CDS encoding SNF2-related protein, producing MSYEQFIESKSKKIIETGFEISESVLNSNLFDFQKYIVRKALKSGRFAVFADCGLGKTLMQLEFAHQVAIFTQKPVLILCPLAVAGQTIKEGEKFGIDVYKYDNEVSPGINEPDIFIVNYEQLEKIDTSVFSGVVLDESSILKNFTGAYRNLIISKFEETLFKLACTATPSPNDELEIGNHSEFLNVMSSMDMRAIFFTTDKEIIKGNKFRIKNYAVNDFYAWINSWAVMLSKPSDLGFKAEGYDLPQLNFSEKQIETSKRDNGRLFNDHSISATDFNKELRFTKVERMDEVAKIVNNSSENFIIWIKHNEEGELLRKLIPEAIEVKGSDTQEFKEKHLLGFAKNEFRVLITKTKIAQFGLNYQNCRNQVFASLDFSFEGLYQAIRRSYRFGQKNEVNIYLITTDTMQNVIENIKDKEQKFKNMQEGIIRNLNYKKDYSDHEKSETVITDNYTLIMGDCVEETSKMEDESIDYTFFSPPFGALYVFSNNPKDMSNVSSDDEFMQHFKFLITELFRVSKPGCLVSLHIMQSTTLLGKDGFYSIKDFRGELIRAFQAEGFYFHAENMIRKDPKTAAIRTKNRQLMHGTTKVDSSIVRPGLADYIITFKKPGKRHTPVQNNIPFDLWCKIAEPVWIDVEESDTLEFRSAKDDKDERHLTPTQLTPIKWCYLMWVNKGETVFSPFSGIASEGVVAIENGMKYKGIELKKSYFDISVKNLNNVVESKNQLQLFV from the coding sequence ATGAGTTACGAACAATTTATAGAAAGTAAATCAAAGAAAATTATTGAAACTGGATTTGAGATTTCGGAATCAGTACTCAATTCTAATCTTTTTGATTTCCAAAAATACATAGTCAGAAAAGCTTTGAAAAGTGGGAGGTTCGCTGTTTTTGCTGATTGTGGTCTTGGAAAAACCTTGATGCAGTTGGAATTTGCGCATCAGGTTGCAATCTTCACGCAAAAACCAGTACTGATACTTTGTCCTTTGGCTGTAGCTGGTCAAACGATCAAAGAAGGTGAAAAGTTTGGGATTGATGTTTACAAATATGATAACGAAGTTTCTCCAGGAATAAATGAGCCGGACATTTTCATTGTGAATTATGAACAACTTGAAAAAATTGACACTTCAGTATTTTCCGGAGTTGTTCTGGATGAAAGTTCGATTCTGAAAAATTTCACTGGAGCTTACAGAAATCTGATCATTTCAAAGTTCGAAGAAACACTTTTCAAATTAGCGTGCACTGCTACTCCTTCTCCCAATGATGAACTGGAAATAGGAAATCATTCCGAGTTTCTTAATGTAATGTCATCTATGGATATGAGAGCAATTTTCTTTACCACTGACAAAGAAATCATCAAGGGAAACAAGTTTAGGATAAAAAATTACGCTGTCAATGATTTTTACGCTTGGATAAATAGTTGGGCGGTGATGTTATCAAAACCTTCTGATCTAGGATTCAAGGCTGAAGGATACGATTTACCTCAACTTAATTTCTCAGAAAAACAGATTGAAACCAGCAAAAGAGATAATGGAAGATTGTTTAATGACCATTCTATTTCTGCCACTGATTTTAATAAAGAACTGAGATTCACAAAAGTTGAAAGAATGGATGAAGTTGCAAAAATCGTGAACAATTCATCTGAAAATTTCATCATCTGGATCAAGCATAATGAAGAAGGTGAACTACTTAGAAAACTGATTCCAGAAGCAATTGAAGTCAAAGGATCCGACACTCAGGAATTCAAAGAAAAACATCTATTAGGTTTTGCAAAAAATGAGTTCCGAGTTCTAATCACAAAAACAAAAATTGCTCAATTCGGATTGAATTACCAAAACTGCAGAAATCAGGTTTTTGCATCATTAGATTTTTCTTTCGAAGGTCTATATCAGGCAATTCGCCGGAGCTACAGATTTGGCCAAAAAAACGAGGTTAACATTTATCTCATAACTACAGATACAATGCAGAACGTAATCGAAAATATTAAAGATAAGGAACAAAAATTCAAAAATATGCAAGAAGGTATCATTAGAAACTTGAATTACAAAAAAGATTATTCAGATCATGAAAAATCTGAAACAGTAATTACAGATAACTACACTCTAATTATGGGAGATTGTGTTGAAGAGACCTCCAAAATGGAAGATGAATCAATCGACTATACTTTTTTCAGTCCACCCTTCGGAGCGCTGTACGTGTTTTCAAATAATCCAAAGGATATGAGTAACGTCTCCAGTGATGATGAATTTATGCAACATTTTAAATTTCTGATCACAGAATTATTCAGAGTCAGCAAACCTGGATGCTTAGTCTCACTTCACATAATGCAATCTACTACTCTACTTGGAAAAGATGGATTTTACAGTATCAAAGATTTTAGAGGTGAATTAATCAGAGCTTTTCAGGCTGAAGGTTTTTACTTCCACGCTGAAAATATGATCAGAAAAGATCCGAAAACCGCCGCCATCAGAACCAAAAACAGACAACTGATGCACGGAACCACCAAAGTTGATTCTTCAATCGTACGACCCGGACTGGCTGATTATATCATCACCTTCAAAAAGCCAGGAAAAAGACACACTCCAGTTCAAAACAATATTCCTTTTGATCTATGGTGCAAAATTGCAGAACCAGTATGGATCGATGTTGAAGAAAGTGATACGCTAGAATTCAGAAGTGCAAAAGATGATAAGGATGAAAGACACTTGACTCCGACTCAGTTGACTCCAATCAAATGGTGTTATTTGATGTGGGTAAATAAAGGCGAAACTGTATTTTCTCCATTTTCGGGTATTGCATCTGAAGGTGTAGTGGCGATCGAAAACGGAATGAAATATAAAGGTATTGAACTGAAAAAATCATACTTCGATATTTCTGTCAAGAACTTGAACAATGTAGTAGAGAGTAAAAATCAACTTCAACTATTTGTGTAA
- a CDS encoding S24/S26 family peptidase, with protein MENKELLLKETLELISKHNVTAYEIGNNLGIAVTGVKKIIDGVTKKPQLYTLNAITSYIKSKYENDTLISNSGYNKTLTNEEFISHIPEPITPINPPIKDLLAQAKRMKKSKNEPTSKVIENDELVDAIEYIVPIKGQAGLASKQYPDELVGELQKRLIRTKPEYRGIFYTIEVDGNSMPPKIQPKDWLRCEEISSMFWFENNFFKEKNIYCIWDNERGIIFKRIIYKDNVLWCSSDNEDKKNYPDFQLDLKTVSKILIVRKLIDRNI; from the coding sequence ATGGAAAATAAAGAGTTGCTATTGAAGGAAACCCTCGAATTGATCTCAAAACATAATGTGACAGCATATGAGATTGGAAATAATTTGGGAATTGCTGTAACTGGAGTTAAAAAAATAATTGATGGAGTGACTAAAAAGCCTCAATTGTATACGTTAAATGCAATCACTAGTTATATAAAAAGTAAATATGAAAATGATACTTTAATTAGCAATTCAGGTTATAATAAGACTCTAACAAACGAAGAATTTATATCACATATTCCGGAACCGATTACACCTATAAATCCTCCAATCAAAGATTTGTTGGCTCAAGCAAAGCGGATGAAGAAATCTAAAAATGAACCTACTTCAAAGGTCATTGAAAACGATGAATTAGTAGATGCGATTGAATATATAGTACCAATTAAAGGTCAGGCTGGATTGGCCTCAAAGCAATATCCTGATGAATTAGTTGGAGAACTTCAAAAGAGATTAATAAGAACTAAACCTGAATATCGAGGTATTTTCTATACTATTGAAGTTGATGGTAATTCAATGCCTCCAAAAATTCAACCTAAAGACTGGCTGCGATGTGAAGAAATAAGTAGTATGTTTTGGTTCGAAAATAATTTTTTCAAAGAAAAAAACATCTACTGTATCTGGGATAATGAAAGAGGTATCATCTTCAAAAGAATTATTTATAAAGACAATGTTCTTTGGTGTTCATCAGATAATGAAGATAAAAAGAACTATCCGGATTTTCAACTAGACTTAAAAACGGTCAGTAAAATTTTGATTGTACGAAAACTAATTGACAGGAATATCTAA